A window of Sphingobacterium sp. lm-10 contains these coding sequences:
- the fumC gene encoding class II fumarate hydratase, which produces MSFRIEKDTMGEVQVPADKYWGAQTERSRNNFKIGPSASMPKEVIDGFAYLKKAAAYANYDLRVLPVEKRDAIAAVCDEILAGKLDEHFPLVIWQTGSGTQSNMNLNEVIANRAQVLAGGQIGEGEPVLKANDDVNKSQSSNDTYPTGMHIAAYKAVVETTIPGVTQLRNTLAKKSADFKEVVKIGRTHLMDATPITLGQEISGYVAQLDYGLRSLKSSLSHLSEIALGGTAVGTGLNAPEGYDVLVANYIADFTGLPFVTAPNKFEALAAHDAIVESHGALKQLAVSLNKIANDIRMLASGPRSGIGEILIPENEPGSSIMPGKVNPTQCEALTMVAAQVMGNDVAITIGGTQGHYELNVFKPLMAYNFLQSARLIGDACMSFDAHCAQGIEPNHTRIQELVDNSLMLVTALNTKIGYYKSAEIAQTAHKNGTTLKEEAVRLGYVSAEDFDAWVRPETMVGSIK; this is translated from the coding sequence ATGTCATTCAGAATCGAGAAGGATACCATGGGTGAAGTCCAGGTTCCTGCAGACAAGTACTGGGGAGCACAGACGGAGCGTTCACGGAACAATTTTAAAATAGGCCCCTCTGCATCTATGCCGAAGGAAGTGATTGATGGCTTCGCTTACTTGAAGAAAGCTGCCGCATATGCTAACTACGATTTGAGAGTTTTGCCTGTAGAGAAAAGAGATGCTATCGCTGCAGTTTGTGATGAAATATTAGCCGGTAAGCTAGATGAACATTTTCCATTGGTGATCTGGCAAACAGGATCTGGAACACAATCTAATATGAACCTGAACGAAGTAATTGCCAATCGTGCGCAAGTACTAGCTGGTGGTCAGATTGGAGAAGGCGAGCCTGTATTAAAAGCGAATGATGATGTTAATAAATCACAATCTTCTAACGATACCTACCCTACAGGTATGCACATCGCTGCGTACAAAGCGGTGGTAGAGACCACCATCCCAGGCGTCACGCAGTTGCGTAATACCCTGGCGAAGAAATCTGCTGATTTTAAAGAAGTGGTAAAAATTGGTAGAACTCACTTGATGGATGCGACGCCAATTACCCTAGGCCAGGAAATCTCTGGCTATGTAGCACAATTGGACTATGGTTTGCGTTCGTTGAAAAGCAGCCTGTCTCATTTATCGGAAATCGCATTGGGTGGTACGGCAGTAGGTACCGGGTTAAATGCACCAGAAGGATATGATGTGTTGGTAGCCAACTATATTGCTGACTTTACGGGTCTTCCTTTTGTAACGGCACCCAACAAGTTTGAGGCTTTGGCAGCGCATGATGCCATTGTAGAATCACATGGCGCATTGAAGCAGTTAGCAGTTTCTTTAAATAAGATTGCCAATGATATCCGTATGTTAGCTTCAGGCCCTCGTTCGGGAATTGGTGAAATATTAATTCCAGAGAATGAACCAGGATCGTCTATCATGCCAGGAAAGGTGAATCCTACACAGTGTGAAGCATTGACGATGGTGGCGGCACAGGTGATGGGCAATGATGTGGCGATTACGATCGGAGGAACACAAGGACATTATGAATTGAACGTGTTCAAACCATTGATGGCCTACAATTTCTTGCAGTCGGCACGTCTTATCGGAGATGCTTGTATGTCTTTCGATGCACACTGTGCACAAGGAATTGAACCCAATCATACCCGTATTCAAGAGTTGGTAGACAACTCGTTGATGTTAGTTACTGCCTTGAATACCAAAATTGGCTATTACAAGTCGGCAGAAATCGCGCAAACGGCACATAAAAATGGCACTACTTTGAAAGAGGAAGCTGTTCGTTTGGGGTATGTATCGGCCGAAGACTTCGACGCTTGGGTGCGCCCGGAAACGATGGTTGGAAGCATCAAATAG
- a CDS encoding fumarate hydratase codes for MIKRYRSKACLLLVGMLLFSASCVRQSDMQTAGADFFQGEWVQDTIPGQEEMLHYTLHEFKVTCDSIYATFHMNSTVKNMPDSCFGSGRWKEYAKGVYVVRGDSLIVDGVYTKPNWKQKISGCYRQGTYIPRFKITAQGADSIVLESRYDQRAIVLRKTADITCVPKPRWEY; via the coding sequence ATGATAAAAAGATATCGTAGCAAAGCATGCCTACTTTTAGTGGGCATGCTTTTGTTTTCTGCTAGCTGCGTACGGCAATCTGACATGCAGACTGCAGGTGCTGATTTTTTTCAAGGCGAATGGGTGCAGGATACTATTCCAGGTCAAGAAGAGATGTTGCATTATACGCTGCACGAATTCAAGGTGACCTGCGATTCCATCTATGCTACTTTTCATATGAATTCTACCGTAAAAAATATGCCAGATAGCTGCTTCGGATCAGGCCGTTGGAAAGAATATGCCAAAGGCGTTTATGTGGTGCGTGGAGATAGTTTGATCGTAGATGGCGTATATACTAAGCCTAATTGGAAACAAAAGATCTCCGGGTGCTATCGACAAGGAACTTATATTCCAAGATTCAAAATAACAGCACAGGGTGCAGATAGTATCGTACTAGAAAGCCGATACGATCAACGGGCAATTGTCTTGCGCAAGACGGCTGATATTACCTGTGTGCCGAAGCCGCGTTGGGAGTATTAA
- a CDS encoding endonuclease/exonuclease/phosphatase family protein — MPRHTNKLGFFSKSVLLINVLAVLALIASYSASFINPTFFWPTALFGLAYPPILLANIIFVIYWLVRRPLFALASFVTILIGWPLMTKHVAFNSVTEHEKDSVLRVMSYNVHLFEAIQDRNTHTQDSVIKLVQDNKPDVLCMQEFQSTVVGEQKFTEKVKKTCGFKDYYFSPANKNSYHGYGHVVFSKYPIVDAGVINDYSYGINRIVFTDIVKDLDTIRIYNVHLRSFLLQDEDKDFIKNPSGAQDEKVATKRVGRKLKDAFYYRSRQVEHLLAHFDTTKYPKLVMGDFNDTPMSYSVNTIGKNMNNAFQKKGNGWGVTHFEVFPILQIDYIFSDFEVLDYGIIKRKFSDHYPIWADVKL, encoded by the coding sequence ATGCCCAGACACACGAACAAACTTGGTTTCTTTAGTAAATCTGTATTGCTTATAAACGTACTAGCAGTATTGGCATTAATTGCTAGTTATTCAGCTTCATTTATTAACCCGACATTCTTCTGGCCAACGGCACTTTTCGGCCTCGCATACCCACCTATTCTTCTAGCAAATATCATTTTTGTAATTTATTGGTTAGTGAGAAGACCCCTCTTTGCCCTTGCGTCTTTTGTAACCATACTTATTGGATGGCCGCTCATGACCAAACATGTTGCCTTCAATAGTGTAACCGAACATGAGAAAGATAGTGTACTTCGTGTGATGTCTTACAATGTGCATTTATTTGAAGCTATTCAGGATCGGAATACGCATACGCAAGATAGTGTAATCAAGCTCGTACAAGACAACAAGCCTGATGTGCTTTGCATGCAGGAATTTCAAAGTACGGTTGTCGGAGAACAAAAGTTTACGGAGAAAGTGAAGAAAACCTGTGGCTTTAAAGACTACTACTTTTCACCAGCCAATAAGAATTCTTATCATGGATATGGTCATGTGGTATTTTCAAAATACCCTATCGTTGATGCCGGCGTGATCAACGATTATTCTTATGGCATCAACCGGATTGTGTTTACCGACATTGTCAAAGACCTGGATACCATCAGAATATATAATGTACATCTTCGCTCTTTCCTATTACAGGATGAGGACAAAGATTTTATCAAGAACCCATCTGGCGCTCAAGACGAAAAAGTAGCCACCAAGCGCGTAGGTCGTAAGCTGAAAGATGCATTTTACTACCGCAGCAGACAAGTGGAGCATTTACTAGCACATTTTGACACCACTAAATATCCAAAGCTGGTGATGGGCGACTTCAATGATACGCCCATGTCTTACAGTGTAAATACGATTGGGAAAAACATGAACAATGCTTTCCAAAAGAAAGGTAATGGTTGGGGTGTCACTCACTTTGAGGTATTTCCGATCTTACAGATTGATTATATCTTTTCGGATTTTGAAGTGCTGGACTATGGTATCATTAAACGGAAGTTTTCTGATCATTATCCCATATGGGCAGATGTAAAATTATAG
- a CDS encoding rhomboid family intramembrane serine protease — MHSEGTLKEFLRTTYRSGSPVPYIISAKVLVFVLIYIFDLLHDTETIAAPLFDQALASLSLPKTFPLFLQQPWSLLTYSLLNQTLFELLFDCLWLYWTGRIFLNLLQTRQLLTVYLGAIFLGGFVYLAFGQLTLFAEQGAPYLYSGAVANAAVIGSLLILVPESEIRLFLFGNVRLRTIGLIYLALQLGYYMMVDQSAAGSYTAGIVWGVAFMLTLKQGNDWSHFFRKQKKRTLKVVHHKPKGPTYKSYRADLPNQEVIDEILDKISLNGYDSLSTLEKEILFKASKQEK; from the coding sequence ATGCATAGCGAGGGTACTTTGAAGGAATTTCTGCGAACTACGTATCGCTCAGGATCTCCTGTACCGTATATTATCTCGGCAAAAGTATTGGTTTTTGTGTTGATCTATATATTTGATCTATTGCACGACACAGAAACTATCGCTGCACCGCTATTTGATCAAGCATTAGCTAGCCTTAGTCTTCCAAAAACATTCCCGTTATTTCTACAACAGCCGTGGTCCTTGCTCACGTATTCTTTACTCAATCAAACACTATTCGAGTTACTATTTGACTGTCTGTGGCTTTATTGGACGGGGCGTATTTTCCTCAACCTACTACAAACCAGACAACTCCTAACCGTATACCTTGGCGCTATTTTTCTAGGCGGCTTTGTTTATCTAGCTTTTGGACAGCTCACCCTATTTGCAGAGCAGGGTGCGCCCTACTTATATAGCGGTGCAGTAGCTAATGCAGCAGTCATCGGCTCTTTGCTTATCCTAGTGCCAGAGTCAGAAATTCGGCTCTTTTTATTTGGCAATGTACGCCTCCGTACCATTGGATTAATATATTTGGCATTACAATTGGGATATTACATGATGGTAGATCAGTCGGCTGCTGGATCGTATACGGCCGGAATAGTTTGGGGAGTAGCTTTTATGTTAACTTTGAAGCAAGGAAACGATTGGAGTCATTTCTTTCGTAAGCAAAAAAAGAGAACACTAAAGGTTGTGCACCATAAACCCAAAGGCCCTACGTACAAAAGCTATCGGGCAGATCTTCCTAATCAGGAAGTCATTGATGAAATTTTAGACAAAATATCTCTGAACGGATACGATAGTCTAAGTACATTGGAAAAAGAAATCCTCTTTAAAGCCAGTAAGCAGGAAAAATAG
- a CDS encoding rhomboid family intramembrane serine protease yields MNPLNNLPPIAKNLLIINVIFFVGSAIFSGSTFFFGVFYPDSPLFKIWQPITYMFMHGNLMHIFFNMFALVMFGAIIEQSLGNKRFLNYYLICGLGALVLQYGVQAIEVYQITGTVSARDWLDIDLYSNSVRPTRPMDPESYDLLRSIYTTPMVGASGAVFGLLLAFAYLYPNMPLQFLFIPVPIKAKYFVGGYILIEVYLGFANSGSSIAHLAHVGGALCGFILLKVWGIRRTNFY; encoded by the coding sequence ATGAACCCGTTGAATAATTTACCACCGATTGCCAAAAATCTGCTTATTATTAATGTTATTTTCTTTGTCGGGTCAGCAATCTTTTCTGGATCTACGTTCTTCTTTGGCGTTTTTTATCCGGACTCTCCCTTATTCAAAATCTGGCAACCCATCACGTACATGTTTATGCATGGCAACTTGATGCATATCTTTTTTAATATGTTTGCGTTGGTCATGTTTGGTGCCATCATAGAGCAATCTTTGGGCAATAAACGGTTTTTAAATTATTATTTGATTTGTGGATTAGGTGCGTTAGTATTACAATATGGTGTACAGGCTATAGAAGTGTATCAGATTACGGGTACGGTCAGCGCACGTGATTGGTTGGACATAGACTTGTATAGTAATAGTGTGCGACCAACCCGCCCGATGGATCCAGAAAGTTACGACTTACTTCGCTCGATTTATACCACACCGATGGTGGGTGCATCAGGAGCTGTTTTCGGATTGCTATTAGCATTTGCTTATTTGTACCCAAATATGCCGTTGCAGTTCTTATTTATTCCCGTGCCTATAAAAGCTAAATACTTTGTAGGAGGATATATCCTGATTGAGGTTTACCTTGGCTTTGCCAACAGTGGTTCTTCTATTGCGCATTTGGCTCACGTAGGAGGTGCCTTATGTGGATTTATCTTACTGAAAGTCTGGGGAATCAGACGGACTAACTTTTATTAG